In Gimesia chilikensis, the DNA window ACTACTCCCTGTCGCTGCTCTGGCTCTTCCTGCTCGGCGTCAGTTCGGGACTGTTCGACATTCCGCTGGAGACATTCCTCCAGCACCGCAGTGATGTAGAGACGCGTGGCAGCATCCTGGCAGCCGCGAACTTTCTCGCATTCGCCTTCATTCTCGTCGCTTCGTTTGCCTTCTGGGTCATGCAGAAGCACCTCGAACTGTCGGCCAGTCAGATTTTCATGGTCCTGGGCCTGCTCACAATACCAGTCGGAATTTACATTTTCAAACTGCTCCCCAACGCCACCATCCGCTTCATGGTCTGGCTCGTCAGCTGCACGATTTACAAGCTGCGGGTAAAGGGTCTTAAGAATCTCCCCAAGAAAGGGGGCGCCCTGCTGGTTGCCAACCATGTTTCCTGGCTGGATGGCATCTTTCTGATTCTGACCTCCACACGCCCCGTCAGAATGATCGCCTACTCCACGTATGTTGAAGCGCCCTGGGTCGCCTGGCTCTCACGCCTGTATAACACGATCCCCATCAACGTGGAAGATGGCCCCAAAGCACTCATGAAATCAATCAAAACTGCGAGAAATGCCATTGAAAATGGCGAATTAGTCTGTATCTTCGCGGAAGGAAAGTTAACCCGTTCGGGATATCTGCAACCGTTTCAATCCGGCCTGATGAAAATCATTAAAGGCACTGGTGCTCCCGTCATCCCTGTCTATATCGATGAGTTGTGGGGAAGCATCTTCAGTTTTCATGGCGGAAAGTTTTTCTGGAAAAAACCCAGGCGGTGGCCCTACCCGGTTTCAATTCGATTTGGAAAGCCCGTTCTCCATCCGGAAAATGAAAAGCACGTCCAGCGAGTCGTTCAGAACCTGGGAGTTGATGCCGCCAATTTTCGAAAGACGTACCAAATGATTCCACCACGACTGTTTTTGAGAAAATGTAAAAGTCAGCGATTCCAGCTCAAAGTCTCAGACTCCATGGGTGACGAACGCACGGGAGGCATGCTGCTCACCGGCGCACTCGTCCTCAGACGCCTGCTCAACAAATTTGTACTCAAACCAGATGAAAAGATGGTCGGCGTCCTGCTGCCCCCCTCAGTCGGCGGTTGTGCCGTCAACGCCAGTCTCGCGATCTCAGGTCGGGTCCCCATCAATCTCAATTACACTCTCTCAGACAGCGACATTAATTACTGTATTCAGGAAGCCGGTATCAAAACCGTGCTCACCAGCCAGAAGTTCCTGGAAAAACGTCCCATCGAAATGGACGCCAACGTGGTCCTGCTGGATGACCTCAAAACCAAGGTGACACTCTGGGATAAACTCGTCAGCATGTTCCAGGCATTCGTCGTTCCCGCCTGGATCATCGAACGTATCATCGGACTGCATCGCGTCAAATCGGATGATCTCAGTACGGTAATTTTCACTTCCGGTTCGACCGGGCTTCCCAAAGGGGTGATGCTCTCTCACCACAACATTATCTCGAATATCAACTCTGCCGACGATCTGCTTCAGCTCTCGCAGAAGGATTGCATCCTGGGAATCCTCCCCTTCTTCCATTCGTTCGGCTACACGATTTCACTCTGGATGCCTTTCGTCCGAAAGATGCGTTCCTGTTATCACTTCAATCCGACCGATGCCCGCACCGTCGGCAAAATGATCGAAAAATACAAGGCGACACTTTTCGCCACCACACCGACCTTCCTCAGGCACTACCTCAAACGCTGCACCAAAGAGCAGTTTGCCTCGATGGATGTCGTCATCACGGGTGCCGAAAAACTGCCCCAGAGTCTCGCTCGGGAATTCGAAGAAAAATTCGGTATCTTCCCCACCGAAGGCTATGGTACCACCGAACTCTCCCCCGTCGCAGCAGTGAATGTCCCCCCCAGCCGCCAGTTGGACCCGGATGAAGTCTCTGCGAAACCGGGAACCGTTGGTCGGCCCATCCCCTGCGTCATGGCCAAAACGGTCAACCCCGAAACGATGGAAGATCTTCCGGATGGTGAAGAGGGACTTCTCTTCATCAAGGGGCCCAACGTCATGAAAGGGTATCTCAACAATCCCGAGAAAACCGCAGAGGTCATCATTGATGGCTGGTACAACACGGGAGACATCGCCACGATCGATGAAGATGGTTTCATCGCCATCACCGGTCGGCAGACCCGCTTCTCCAAAATTGGGGGAGAGATGGTGCCACATCTCAGAATCGAAGAAATCATCACCGGCATCGTCAGCGATCCTGATGCGGAAGAAGCCGAGGTCGAAGTCGCAGTCACCGCCGTTCCCGATGCACGCAAAGGGGAACGGCTCATCGTCCTGCATAAACATTTGAACAAATCGGTCGATGAAATCCTCAAAGAACTGGCACAGTCAGGTATTCCCAATCTCTGGCTGCCCTCCAGCGACAGTTTCCTCGAAGTCGACGCCATCCCACTCCTGGGAACCGGGAAACTCGATCTGGCACGCATCAAACTGCTCGCCTGCGAGGCCTTTCCTGTCGAAGTCGCCAGCTAAGTCGTATTGCACAATCACCGCTGAAATCCCGGATTCGCACGCTTATTACGTGCGACCGGAAATCAGTCGGTGAACAGCGAGAGGCAACTTTCACTTTTTTTCATAATCATTTCCCGACTGTCCACCTGAAACGACTTCCTGCAAACATCTCTCTTGTAAGCCTTTTCTTTCTAAAGCCTTACCATCACACATCAATTGACACTGATCTCTGAAATTTGACTCTTTTTTTTCTTTATATGTAAATTATCCTGTTAGGA includes these proteins:
- a CDS encoding acyl-[ACP]--phospholipid O-acyltransferase; this encodes MNSTVTAENSARAHGGRKGTLNSPSFLALLATQFLGAMNDNMFRWFIIPIGKPAIGDAEALSLGLACFTLPYLLLASVAGYLADRFSKRTVIIACKVAEILIMILGIWAIQIGNIYLLFSIVALMGCQSALFGPAKFGSIPEMLRDNRLSRGNGLMGLITVVSSALGFIAGNYLYYITQPSLENPGTFSDIQIAAFALIGVAALGTLVSLKIRKLPAAAPTREFPYNPAKETWHQMQLLRSSTPLLRTALGVAFFWMLASLAQMNVDTYGINELQLTQKDIGPLLGILVFGVALGSILAGIWSSGRIELGIVPLGAAGIVLTSLMLFFTGNSVGPGAENATSLHYSLSLLWLFLLGVSSGLFDIPLETFLQHRSDVETRGSILAAANFLAFAFILVASFAFWVMQKHLELSASQIFMVLGLLTIPVGIYIFKLLPNATIRFMVWLVSCTIYKLRVKGLKNLPKKGGALLVANHVSWLDGIFLILTSTRPVRMIAYSTYVEAPWVAWLSRLYNTIPINVEDGPKALMKSIKTARNAIENGELVCIFAEGKLTRSGYLQPFQSGLMKIIKGTGAPVIPVYIDELWGSIFSFHGGKFFWKKPRRWPYPVSIRFGKPVLHPENEKHVQRVVQNLGVDAANFRKTYQMIPPRLFLRKCKSQRFQLKVSDSMGDERTGGMLLTGALVLRRLLNKFVLKPDEKMVGVLLPPSVGGCAVNASLAISGRVPINLNYTLSDSDINYCIQEAGIKTVLTSQKFLEKRPIEMDANVVLLDDLKTKVTLWDKLVSMFQAFVVPAWIIERIIGLHRVKSDDLSTVIFTSGSTGLPKGVMLSHHNIISNINSADDLLQLSQKDCILGILPFFHSFGYTISLWMPFVRKMRSCYHFNPTDARTVGKMIEKYKATLFATTPTFLRHYLKRCTKEQFASMDVVITGAEKLPQSLAREFEEKFGIFPTEGYGTTELSPVAAVNVPPSRQLDPDEVSAKPGTVGRPIPCVMAKTVNPETMEDLPDGEEGLLFIKGPNVMKGYLNNPEKTAEVIIDGWYNTGDIATIDEDGFIAITGRQTRFSKIGGEMVPHLRIEEIITGIVSDPDAEEAEVEVAVTAVPDARKGERLIVLHKHLNKSVDEILKELAQSGIPNLWLPSSDSFLEVDAIPLLGTGKLDLARIKLLACEAFPVEVAS